In one window of Polaromonas naphthalenivorans CJ2 DNA:
- a CDS encoding ankyrin repeat domain-containing protein: MTASIPGYLRKLSFLLVFAGAGLAHAGSYDDFFNAIKQDNAGKIKELLVRGFDANTTDAKSQTGLYLALREPSPKAAQVLIEWNKTDVNKLNAQGESALMLAALKGQLEWADKLIKKGADVNKTGWTPLHYAASSGQVAIISLLLESSAYIDAESPNGSTPLMMAAMYGSAASVKLLLQEGADPKLKNQQGLTALDFAQRSNRPDAVEAIAAAIRSKRPSGKW; the protein is encoded by the coding sequence ATGACTGCATCCATTCCCGGCTACCTCAGGAAACTGTCTTTCCTGCTGGTTTTTGCAGGCGCTGGCTTGGCGCATGCCGGCTCCTACGATGATTTTTTCAATGCCATCAAGCAAGACAATGCAGGCAAGATCAAGGAACTTCTTGTCCGGGGTTTTGACGCCAATACAACAGACGCCAAGAGCCAGACCGGGTTGTACCTTGCATTGAGGGAGCCCTCGCCAAAGGCTGCACAGGTTTTGATCGAATGGAACAAAACCGATGTGAACAAACTCAATGCGCAGGGAGAAAGCGCATTGATGCTGGCAGCACTCAAGGGACAACTGGAATGGGCTGACAAACTGATCAAAAAAGGCGCGGACGTCAACAAAACCGGATGGACGCCTCTGCATTACGCCGCTAGCAGTGGACAGGTTGCGATCATCAGCTTGCTGCTGGAAAGCAGCGCGTACATAGACGCCGAGTCGCCGAACGGCAGCACGCCACTGATGATGGCCGCAATGTACGGTTCAGCAGCATCCGTTAAATTATTGCTCCAGGAAGGCGCCGATCCGAAGCTCAAAAACCAACAAGGATTGACGGCGCTGGATTTTGCGCAACGCAGCAATCGGCCTGATGCCGTGGAAGCGATTGCCGCAGCCATAAGAAGCAAACGGCCAAGCGGCAAGTGGTAA
- the ygfZ gene encoding CAF17-like 4Fe-4S cluster assembly/insertion protein YgfZ, with amino-acid sequence MTLTSPTPPISGIVQLTHLGLIRAAGEDAVKFLQSQLTQDVALMDLTQAHLAAFCNAKGRMQASFILFKRSQEEVLLVCSRDILAATLKRLSMFVMRAKAKLSDASDEFSLYGVAGSAIESMAGSTRPAWTKADIGDANMVFLYPGAGQLRALWCAPAASPAPQAAGIDLETWNWLEVQSGIAMITQPIFEAFVPQMLNYESVGGVNFKKGCYPGQEIVARSQYRGTLKRRACLVHADAAPAVGQEVFHIKDAEQPCGLVAAAAANPAGGFDAIVSIQTSAAADAAEHAGEKRLTLGSSTGAALALLPLPYPLLADI; translated from the coding sequence ATGACCCTGACCAGCCCAACGCCACCTATTTCGGGCATTGTCCAATTGACGCATCTCGGGCTCATTCGGGCCGCCGGCGAGGATGCGGTGAAATTCTTGCAAAGCCAGTTGACGCAGGACGTGGCGTTGATGGACTTGACGCAAGCCCATCTGGCGGCATTTTGCAATGCCAAGGGCCGGATGCAGGCCAGCTTTATTCTGTTCAAACGCAGCCAGGAGGAAGTTTTACTGGTCTGCAGCCGTGACATTCTGGCGGCAACGCTCAAGCGCCTGTCGATGTTTGTGATGCGCGCCAAGGCAAAACTGAGCGATGCCAGCGACGAGTTCTCGCTCTATGGCGTGGCGGGCAGCGCTATTGAATCCATGGCTGGTAGCACACGGCCTGCCTGGACCAAAGCTGATATTGGCGATGCAAACATGGTCTTTCTTTATCCCGGCGCCGGCCAGTTGCGCGCGCTGTGGTGCGCGCCTGCCGCCTCGCCCGCGCCCCAGGCGGCAGGCATTGATCTGGAAACCTGGAACTGGCTTGAAGTGCAGTCGGGCATCGCCATGATCACCCAGCCGATTTTTGAAGCTTTTGTGCCGCAAATGCTCAACTACGAGTCAGTGGGCGGCGTGAACTTCAAGAAAGGCTGCTATCCGGGCCAGGAAATCGTGGCGCGCAGCCAGTACCGCGGCACGCTCAAGCGGCGCGCCTGCCTGGTGCATGCCGATGCAGCGCCTGCCGTCGGGCAGGAAGTGTTTCATATAAAGGATGCCGAGCAGCCTTGCGGACTGGTGGCGGCGGCGGCGGCGAATCCGGCCGGCGGTTTTGACGCGATTGTGTCGATACAGACCTCTGCGGCGGCTGATGCGGCGGAACATGCCGGTGAGAAGCGCCTGACTTTGGGCAGTTCAACAGGCGCGGCCCTGGCGCTGCTGCCGCTGCCCTACCCTTTGCTGGCTGATATTTAA
- a CDS encoding PilZ domain-containing protein, translating to MSTKPLSSPAAAPASRPSIIQLIIKEKSELYSAYIPLFKDGGIFIAATREYKLGDDVYVLLTLPEETQRYPVTGKVAWITPVHAAGNQVQGIGVKFPSDEKSRALKAKVEEILGSSLGSNRPTHTI from the coding sequence ATGAGCACAAAACCTCTCTCCAGTCCTGCCGCCGCCCCGGCATCCCGGCCCAGCATTATCCAGTTGATCATCAAGGAGAAAAGTGAGCTTTATTCGGCCTATATTCCGCTGTTCAAGGATGGTGGTATCTTTATTGCCGCCACCCGCGAGTACAAGCTTGGTGACGACGTTTATGTTTTGCTGACGCTTCCGGAAGAAACGCAACGCTACCCGGTCACGGGAAAAGTCGCATGGATCACGCCAGTCCATGCGGCCGGCAACCAGGTACAAGGCATTGGCGTAAAGTTTCCCTCTGACGAGAAATCGCGCGCACTTAAGGCCAAAGTCGAAGAAATTTTGGGCTCTAGCCTGGGGTCGAACCGGCCCACGCATACGATTTGA
- a CDS encoding Tex family protein, with product MQKIIRQIATEIRVHEHQIKTAVELLDGGATVPFIARYRKEATGGLDDIQLRELEQRLSYLRELESRRETVLKSIDEQGKLTPELRAAIEFAATKQDLEDLYLPYKPKRRTKGQIARESGIEPLANRLFADSSLNPAEEAAAYVKAEKNESGDDFTTVQAVLDGVRDILSERWAEDAPLVQSLRQWLWSEGLLSSKLVAGKDENHADNAKFRDYFDYDEPMGRVPSHRALAVFRGRGLEILDAKLVLPEPPEAGKPSIAEGKIALHLGWSHKARPADDLIRKCIAWTWRVKLSLSLERDLFTRLREDAEKVAIKVFADNLRDLLLAAPAGPRVVMGLDPGIRTGVKVAVVDTTGKLVETATVFPHEPRKDWDGSLHTLAKLCEKHGVNLIAIGNGTASRETDKLAADLMKRIDGMQRVVVSEAGASVYSASEFASQEMPDVDVSLRGAASIARRLQDPLAELVKIDPKSIGVGQYQHDVNQSDLARSLSAVVEDCVNSVGVDLNTASVPLLARVSGLSQTVAKSVVRWRDANGAFGSRADLLKVTGLGAKTFEQSAGFLRLRGGTNPLDMTGVHPETYAVVEKIMAHTGRPVAELMGRAEMLKTLKPELFANEKFGVITVKDILAELEKPARDPRPDFKVARFNDGVEDIRDLKEGMLLEGTVSNVAAFGAFIDIGVHQDGLVHVSQLSNKFVTDAREVVKTGDIVKVRVTEVDVARKRIGLTMKLDAAPARRDAPRDNRFEGARPGTQNRGGARQGAPQPASTAMESAFSKLAGLKK from the coding sequence ATGCAAAAAATCATTCGCCAGATCGCCACCGAAATCAGGGTTCATGAACACCAGATCAAGACCGCCGTGGAGCTGCTCGATGGCGGGGCCACGGTGCCCTTCATTGCGCGCTACCGCAAGGAAGCCACCGGCGGGCTGGACGACATCCAGCTGCGCGAACTCGAGCAGCGGCTGTCTTATCTGCGCGAACTGGAAAGCCGCCGCGAAACGGTGCTCAAGAGCATCGATGAGCAGGGCAAGCTGACGCCCGAATTGCGCGCGGCCATTGAATTCGCCGCCACCAAGCAGGATCTCGAAGACCTGTACCTGCCCTACAAGCCAAAACGCCGCACCAAGGGCCAGATCGCCCGCGAATCGGGCATCGAGCCGCTGGCTAACCGGCTGTTTGCCGACTCATCCTTGAACCCTGCTGAAGAAGCCGCTGCCTACGTGAAGGCCGAAAAGAACGAAAGCGGCGACGATTTCACCACCGTGCAGGCGGTGCTCGACGGCGTGCGCGACATCCTCAGCGAGCGCTGGGCCGAGGACGCGCCGCTGGTGCAGTCGCTGCGCCAGTGGCTCTGGAGCGAGGGCCTGCTGTCGTCCAAACTGGTCGCCGGCAAGGACGAGAACCATGCCGACAACGCCAAGTTCCGCGATTATTTCGACTACGACGAGCCGATGGGCCGCGTGCCGTCGCACCGCGCGCTGGCCGTGTTCCGGGGCCGGGGGCTGGAAATCCTGGACGCCAAGCTGGTGCTGCCCGAGCCGCCCGAGGCCGGCAAGCCCAGCATCGCCGAGGGCAAGATTGCGCTGCACTTGGGCTGGAGCCACAAGGCGCGGCCGGCCGACGATTTGATCCGCAAGTGCATCGCCTGGACCTGGCGCGTCAAGCTCAGCCTGTCGCTGGAGCGCGACCTGTTCACCCGCTTGCGTGAGGACGCCGAAAAAGTCGCCATCAAGGTGTTTGCCGACAACCTGCGCGACCTGCTGCTGGCCGCGCCGGCCGGCCCGCGCGTGGTGATGGGGCTGGACCCCGGCATTCGCACCGGCGTGAAGGTGGCCGTGGTCGATACGACGGGCAAGCTGGTCGAAACCGCTACGGTGTTTCCGCACGAGCCGCGCAAGGACTGGGACGGCTCGCTGCACACGCTCGCCAAGCTGTGCGAAAAGCACGGCGTGAACCTGATCGCGATTGGCAACGGCACGGCCAGCCGCGAAACCGACAAGCTGGCCGCCGACCTGATGAAGCGTATCGACGGCATGCAGCGCGTGGTGGTCAGCGAAGCCGGTGCCTCGGTCTATTCGGCCAGCGAATTCGCCAGCCAGGAAATGCCCGATGTCGATGTGAGCCTGCGCGGCGCCGCCAGCATCGCGCGCCGCCTGCAGGATCCGCTGGCCGAGCTGGTCAAGATCGACCCGAAATCGATTGGCGTCGGCCAGTACCAGCACGACGTGAACCAGAGCGACCTGGCGCGCAGCCTGAGCGCGGTGGTCGAGGACTGCGTGAACAGCGTCGGCGTGGACCTGAACACCGCCAGCGTGCCGCTGCTGGCGCGCGTGTCGGGGCTGAGCCAGACGGTGGCCAAGTCGGTGGTGCGCTGGCGCGATGCGAACGGCGCGTTCGGCAGCCGCGCTGATTTGCTCAAGGTCACGGGGCTGGGCGCCAAGACCTTCGAGCAAAGCGCGGGCTTTTTGCGCCTGCGCGGGGGCACCAATCCGCTGGACATGACCGGCGTGCATCCCGAGACCTATGCGGTCGTTGAAAAGATCATGGCGCACACCGGCCGGCCGGTGGCCGAGCTGATGGGCCGCGCCGAGATGCTCAAGACGCTCAAGCCCGAGCTGTTCGCCAACGAGAAGTTCGGCGTCATCACGGTCAAAGACATCCTGGCCGAGCTGGAAAAGCCGGCCCGCGACCCGCGCCCCGACTTCAAGGTGGCGCGCTTCAATGACGGCGTGGAAGACATCCGCGACTTGAAGGAAGGCATGCTGCTCGAAGGCACGGTCAGCAACGTGGCGGCCTTCGGCGCGTTCATCGACATTGGCGTGCACCAGGACGGCCTGGTGCATGTCAGCCAGCTGTCCAACAAGTTCGTGACCGACGCGCGCGAGGTTGTGAAAACCGGCGACATCGTCAAGGTGCGCGTGACCGAGGTCGATGTGGCCCGCAAGCGCATCGGCCTGACCATGAAGCTGGACGCTGCGCCAGCGCGCCGTGACGCCCCGCGCGACAACCGCTTTGAAGGCGCCCGGCCCGGCACGCAAAACCGTGGCGGAGCGCGGCAGGGCGCGCCGCAGCCGGCATCAACTGCGATGGAATCGGCGTTCAGCAAGCTGGCGGGACTGAAGAAATAG
- a CDS encoding TatD family hydrolase has translation MFTDSHCHLSFPELKENLPEIRQAMQTAQVGRALCICTTLEEFETVHQLATTYDNFWCTVGVHPDNQDVQEPGFDDLVRLAGLAKVVGIGETGLDYYRLGERTVADMEWQRERFRVHIRAARHTGKPLVIHTRNASEDTLAILKEEGGSAGKNAPARGVFHCFTETQAVARAALDLGFYISFSGVITFKNAADIREVARFVPLDRILIETDSPYLAPMPYRGKTNNPSYVPLVAQKISEIKQVSLEVIAQATSRNFEQLFTGVNT, from the coding sequence ATGTTCACTGATTCACATTGCCATTTGAGTTTCCCGGAACTCAAGGAAAACCTGCCTGAAATCAGGCAAGCCATGCAAACAGCCCAGGTTGGCAGAGCATTGTGTATTTGCACCACACTGGAAGAATTTGAAACGGTTCATCAACTCGCCACCACCTACGACAATTTCTGGTGCACCGTTGGCGTACACCCTGACAATCAGGACGTACAGGAACCCGGCTTTGACGATCTTGTAAGACTTGCAGGTTTGGCAAAAGTAGTCGGGATTGGCGAAACAGGCCTGGACTACTACCGGCTTGGCGAGCGCACTGTCGCCGACATGGAATGGCAGCGTGAACGCTTTCGGGTGCATATCCGCGCTGCGCGCCACACCGGCAAACCCCTGGTAATCCACACCCGGAACGCTTCAGAAGACACATTGGCCATTTTGAAAGAGGAGGGTGGCAGCGCTGGAAAAAACGCGCCCGCGCGTGGCGTTTTTCATTGTTTCACTGAAACCCAGGCCGTTGCCCGGGCCGCGCTGGACCTTGGTTTTTACATCTCGTTCTCAGGCGTGATTACCTTCAAGAATGCAGCTGACATTCGGGAGGTCGCCCGTTTTGTGCCGCTTGACCGCATCTTGATCGAAACCGACAGTCCGTATCTGGCGCCCATGCCTTACCGTGGCAAGACCAATAATCCGTCGTATGTACCCCTGGTTGCACAAAAAATAAGCGAGATCAAGCAGGTATCACTCGAAGTGATTGCACAGGCCACCAGCCGGAATTTTGAACAATTGTTCACGGGCGTAAACACATGA
- the tmk gene encoding dTMP kinase, protein MTPTLVASRTTLPPEGAGLALGGPARRPSHSQGLFISFEGIDGAGKSTHIAGLADAFQSEGRAVTLTREPGGTLLAEKLRNMVLDDAMDPLTESLLIFAARRDHLVRVIAPALLRGDVVLCDRFTDATFAYQGAGRGFDVKVLATLERWVQSGEGLLGDPAGNQPMKPEVETVIEPHLTVWFDLPPEEAALRLADSRVPDRFESQPVEFFRRVARGYAERQLGHPERFARIDASQNREAVWQGIRQVFVEKGWLQAAALP, encoded by the coding sequence ATGACCCCCACGCTTGTCGCTTCGCGTACTACGCTGCCCCCCGAGGGGGCTGGCCTTGCTTTGGGCGGCCCGGCGCGGCGGCCTTCGCATTCCCAGGGCTTGTTCATCAGTTTTGAAGGCATCGACGGCGCCGGAAAATCGACGCACATCGCCGGTCTGGCCGACGCCTTCCAATCCGAGGGCCGGGCAGTGACCCTGACGCGCGAGCCGGGCGGCACCTTGCTGGCCGAAAAACTGCGCAACATGGTGCTGGACGATGCCATGGACCCGCTGACCGAGTCGCTGCTGATTTTTGCCGCCCGGCGCGACCACCTGGTGCGCGTGATTGCGCCGGCCCTGCTGCGCGGCGATGTGGTGCTGTGCGACCGCTTCACCGACGCGACCTTTGCCTATCAGGGCGCGGGGCGCGGCTTTGATGTGAAGGTGCTGGCGACGCTGGAGCGCTGGGTGCAGTCCGGTGAAGGCCTGCTGGGCGACCCGGCCGGCAACCAGCCGATGAAGCCCGAAGTCGAAACCGTCATCGAGCCCCACCTGACGGTCTGGTTCGACCTGCCGCCCGAAGAAGCCGCCCTGCGCCTGGCGGACAGCCGCGTCCCCGACAGGTTCGAGTCGCAGCCGGTGGAGTTTTTCCGCCGTGTTGCCAGGGGCTACGCCGAGCGCCAGCTTGGCCATCCCGAACGCTTTGCCCGGATTGACGCCTCGCAAAACCGCGAAGCCGTATGGCAGGGCATCCGGCAGGTGTTTGTCGAAAAGGGATGGCTGCAAGCCGCTGCCTTGCCATGA
- the mltG gene encoding endolytic transglycosylase MltG yields the protein MRRVFRSLLILLFAAVLALSGAVLWWLHAPMPLRLQPGNQVADLEIEYGTTANGVAEAVVASGADVPVLWLQTWFRFSGQARLIKAGSYELLPGTTPRKLLSMLVRGEETLQNITLVEGWTFRQVRDALQKAEQLTPDTVALSPETIMEKLGKPGIHPEGRFFPDTYTYAKGSSDLALLRRAARAMDRRLDAAWSLRSADSPLKSPEQALILASIVEKETGKTSDRAQIGGVFSNRLRIGMPLQTDPTVIYGLGAQFDGNLRKRDLQMDTPYNTYTRTGLPPTPIAMPGKAALLAAVQPAPTKALYFVSRGDGSSEFSDNLDGHNRAVNKYIRGR from the coding sequence GTGCGTCGTGTTTTTAGAAGTCTATTGATCCTGTTGTTTGCCGCAGTGCTGGCGCTGTCTGGCGCGGTCTTGTGGTGGCTGCATGCACCCATGCCGCTGAGGCTGCAGCCAGGCAACCAAGTGGCTGACCTTGAAATTGAATATGGCACAACGGCCAACGGCGTCGCTGAAGCGGTGGTTGCCAGCGGCGCTGACGTGCCCGTGCTTTGGTTGCAGACATGGTTTCGTTTCTCGGGGCAGGCCCGGCTGATCAAGGCCGGCAGTTATGAACTGCTTCCCGGCACCACGCCGCGCAAACTGCTGAGCATGCTGGTGCGCGGTGAGGAAACGCTTCAAAATATCACGCTGGTCGAAGGCTGGACCTTCAGGCAGGTTCGCGATGCGCTACAAAAAGCAGAGCAGCTAACGCCCGATACTGTTGCGCTAAGCCCTGAAACCATCATGGAAAAGCTGGGCAAGCCCGGCATCCATCCTGAAGGCCGGTTTTTCCCCGACACCTATACCTATGCCAAAGGCTCCAGCGATCTGGCCCTGCTCAGGCGTGCCGCCCGCGCGATGGACAGGCGGCTCGATGCCGCCTGGAGCCTGCGCAGCGCCGACTCTCCCTTGAAGTCGCCGGAGCAGGCGCTGATCCTGGCCAGCATTGTTGAGAAGGAAACCGGGAAAACCTCGGACCGGGCGCAGATTGGCGGCGTTTTCAGCAACCGCCTGCGCATCGGCATGCCCTTGCAGACAGACCCCACCGTGATTTATGGCCTGGGTGCCCAGTTTGACGGCAACCTGCGCAAGCGCGACCTGCAAATGGACACGCCCTACAACACCTACACCCGCACCGGACTGCCGCCGACGCCTATCGCCATGCCCGGAAAAGCGGCCCTGCTGGCAGCGGTGCAGCCCGCACCGACCAAGGCGCTTTACTTTGTCTCGCGCGGCGATGGCAGCAGCGAGTTCAGCGACAACCTGGACGGGCACAACCGTGCCGTCAACAAATACATTCGAGGCCGATAG
- a CDS encoding DNA polymerase III subunit delta': MNDANTPLTASRRLAPWLQIQLESLLAQRGHAWLLGGPSGLGQFELALALAAAWLCEQPTAQGACGHCGSCHAVQVHTHADLCMLLPETLSLALGWPLDEKTQDELDSKKRKPSKEIKVDAAREAVSFTQFTRSRGTTKVVLVFPAERMNHITANTLLKTLEEPPGAVKFILATEAAHQLLPTIRSRCLGHTMVWPDFEQALAWLGSEAAPRNSAEGSLKKQLAPPEAADLKTLLLGAGGRPADALTWAQNSPAAEAAQHWQALPKAMARGDVSALTDWAPATAVDALQKLCHDMWAVRVGASPRFFSAKDLPALASGKPGGAPHHPAGAGLQALASWSRDLNAIARTVEHPYNPGLLIESLVSRAKTALNAR, from the coding sequence ATGAACGACGCCAATACACCCTTGACCGCTTCCCGGCGCCTCGCCCCCTGGCTGCAAATCCAGCTGGAAAGCCTTCTGGCGCAGCGCGGCCATGCCTGGCTGCTTGGCGGGCCGTCGGGGCTCGGCCAGTTTGAACTGGCGCTGGCGCTGGCAGCCGCCTGGCTGTGCGAACAGCCGACGGCGCAGGGCGCTTGCGGCCACTGCGGCAGCTGCCATGCGGTGCAGGTCCATACGCATGCCGACCTCTGCATGTTGCTGCCCGAAACCCTGTCGCTGGCGCTGGGCTGGCCACTGGATGAAAAAACGCAGGACGAGCTGGACAGCAAAAAGCGCAAGCCCAGCAAGGAAATCAAGGTCGATGCGGCGCGCGAAGCGGTGTCGTTCACGCAGTTCACCCGCTCGCGCGGAACGACCAAGGTGGTCCTGGTGTTTCCTGCCGAACGCATGAACCACATCACGGCCAACACGCTGCTGAAAACCCTCGAAGAGCCGCCAGGCGCGGTCAAATTCATTCTGGCCACCGAAGCGGCGCATCAGCTGCTGCCGACGATCCGCAGCCGCTGCCTGGGCCACACCATGGTCTGGCCTGATTTTGAGCAGGCTTTGGCCTGGCTTGGCAGCGAAGCTGCCCCTAGGAATAGTGCGGAAGGCAGCCTGAAAAAGCAGCTCGCTCCTCCTGAAGCCGCTGATTTGAAGACGCTGTTGCTGGGGGCTGGCGGCCGTCCCGCGGACGCGCTGACATGGGCGCAAAACAGCCCGGCTGCCGAAGCGGCGCAGCATTGGCAGGCTTTGCCCAAAGCCATGGCCCGGGGCGATGTAAGCGCCCTGACTGACTGGGCGCCGGCCACGGCGGTCGATGCCCTGCAAAAGCTTTGCCACGACATGTGGGCGGTCCGGGTGGGTGCGTCTCCCCGTTTTTTCAGCGCAAAAGACCTGCCCGCATTGGCGTCTGGCAAGCCAGGCGGTGCGCCTCATCATCCGGCTGGAGCCGGCCTGCAGGCGCTGGCCAGCTGGTCCAGGGATCTGAACGCCATTGCCCGTACCGTTGAGCATCCCTACAACCCCGGCTTGCTGATTGAATCCCTGGTCAGCCGTGCAAAGACAGCACTCAATGCCAGATAA
- a CDS encoding alpha/beta hydrolase: MHFRTPESLLTPAMRDVLSRMARAGRAPFHTLTPQQARLAYEAGSGVLEIPKPALARVDDFSIPVRDGHAVPARLYAPSTEALPVLVYFHGGGFTIGSIATHDTLCRQLSHLAGCAVVSVDYRLAPEYQFPTAAHDAWDALQWLAGHATGLGLDARHLAVGGDSAGGTLAAMCALLARDAGLPLALQLLFYPGCAAHQDTVSHRRFAKGFVLDEVDIRWFFNHYLRGPADREDWRFAPLNAEHVDDVAPAWFGLAECDPLVDEGLMYADRLRAAGVAVDLEIYRGVTHEFIKMGRIIPEARHAHADAARALRHAFHLKHPL, encoded by the coding sequence ATGCATTTCAGAACCCCCGAAAGCCTGCTGACGCCCGCGATGCGCGATGTGCTCAGCCGCATGGCGCGCGCCGGTCGCGCGCCATTTCACACGCTGACGCCGCAGCAAGCCCGCTTGGCCTACGAAGCGGGCTCAGGCGTGCTGGAAATTCCCAAACCGGCCTTGGCGCGGGTCGATGATTTCAGCATTCCGGTGCGTGACGGCCATGCCGTGCCGGCCCGCCTGTACGCGCCATCGACCGAAGCGCTGCCGGTGCTGGTGTACTTTCACGGCGGCGGCTTCACGATTGGCAGCATCGCCACCCACGATACGCTGTGCCGGCAACTCAGCCATCTGGCCGGCTGCGCGGTGGTGTCGGTGGACTACCGGCTGGCGCCCGAATACCAGTTTCCCACGGCGGCCCATGATGCCTGGGACGCGCTGCAATGGCTGGCCGGCCACGCCACCGGGCTGGGGCTTGATGCGCGGCATCTGGCGGTGGGCGGCGACAGCGCGGGTGGCACGCTGGCCGCGATGTGTGCCCTGCTGGCCCGCGACGCCGGTTTGCCGCTGGCGCTGCAGCTGCTGTTTTACCCCGGCTGCGCGGCGCATCAGGACACGGTTTCGCACCGCCGGTTCGCCAAGGGCTTTGTGCTCGACGAGGTGGACATCCGCTGGTTTTTCAACCACTACCTGCGCGGCCCGGCTGACCGGGAAGACTGGCGTTTTGCGCCGCTCAACGCCGAGCATGTGGACGATGTGGCGCCGGCCTGGTTCGGGCTGGCCGAATGCGACCCGCTGGTCGATGAAGGGCTGATGTATGCCGACAGGCTGCGGGCCGCCGGGGTGGCGGTCGATCTGGAGATTTACCGTGGCGTGACCCATGAGTTCATCAAGATGGGCCGCATCATTCCCGAGGCCCGCCATGCGCATGCCGATGCAGCCCGGGCGCTGCGCCATGCCTTTCATTTGAAACATCCACTGTGA
- a CDS encoding iron-containing alcohol dehydrogenase gives MAFIYYVTQVQFEFGAIQLLSQECKRVGITRPLIVTDPGVKAAGILQKALDALPGMTVAVFDQTPSNPTEAAVLAAAELYKTSGCDGLIAVGGGSAIDCAKGVAIAATHEGPFTRYATIEGGSPKITGRAAPLIAVPTTSGTGSEVARGAIIIVGDHRKLGFHSWHLVPKTAICDPELTLGLPARLTAATGMDAIAHCMETFMSAAFNPPADGIALDGLERGWAHIEHATRDGGDREARLNMMSASMQGAMAFQKGLGCVHSLSHSLGGVDPRLHHGALNAVFLPAVVRFNAGAESVQKEHRLARMARVMGLSSGSEIPDAIKAMNARLGLAPGLAAMGVQPGQFSQIIEGALADHCHQTNPRLASVQDYEAMLKDSM, from the coding sequence ATGGCCTTCATTTACTACGTCACCCAGGTCCAGTTCGAATTCGGCGCCATCCAGTTGCTCAGCCAGGAATGCAAGCGCGTCGGCATCACCCGGCCTCTCATCGTGACCGACCCGGGCGTGAAGGCCGCAGGCATTTTGCAAAAGGCGCTGGACGCCCTGCCCGGCATGACGGTCGCGGTGTTTGACCAGACGCCGTCCAACCCGACCGAAGCGGCGGTGCTTGCTGCGGCAGAACTCTACAAGACCAGCGGCTGCGACGGGCTGATTGCTGTGGGCGGCGGCTCGGCGATTGACTGCGCCAAGGGCGTGGCGATTGCGGCGACGCACGAAGGCCCGTTCACCCGCTACGCCACCATCGAAGGCGGCTCGCCAAAAATCACCGGGCGCGCCGCCCCGCTGATTGCCGTTCCCACCACCAGCGGCACCGGCAGCGAAGTCGCGCGCGGCGCGATCATCATCGTGGGCGACCACCGCAAGCTCGGCTTTCATTCCTGGCACCTGGTGCCGAAAACGGCGATTTGCGACCCCGAACTGACGCTGGGCCTGCCCGCGCGCCTGACCGCCGCCACCGGCATGGACGCGATTGCGCATTGCATGGAAACCTTCATGTCCGCCGCCTTCAACCCGCCGGCCGATGGCATCGCGCTCGACGGCCTGGAGCGCGGCTGGGCGCACATCGAGCACGCCACGCGCGATGGCGGCGACCGCGAAGCGCGGCTGAACATGATGAGCGCCTCGATGCAGGGCGCCATGGCCTTCCAGAAAGGCCTGGGCTGCGTGCATTCGCTGAGCCACAGCCTGGGCGGGGTTGATCCGCGCCTGCACCATGGCGCGCTGAACGCCGTGTTTTTGCCGGCCGTGGTGCGCTTCAACGCCGGGGCCGAATCGGTGCAGAAAGAGCATCGGCTGGCGCGCATGGCCCGCGTCATGGGCCTGTCGTCAGGCAGCGAGATTCCCGACGCCATCAAGGCCATGAACGCCCGCCTCGGCCTGGCCCCGGGCTTGGCGGCGATGGGTGTGCAGCCGGGCCAGTTCAGCCAGATCATCGAAGGCGCGCTGGCCGACCATTGCCACCAGACCAATCCACGCCTGGCCAGCGTGCAGGACTACGAGGCCATGCTGAAAGATTCGATGTGA
- a CDS encoding sensor histidine kinase — translation MTGNANAEKVVWIDTESAGNRVRLRLRDNGPGIAAEHLSHIFDPFFTTKPVGKGTGLGLSISYGIVEQHGGVLSASNHPGGGAEFLLELPVAS, via the coding sequence ATGACAGGCAATGCCAATGCGGAAAAAGTGGTATGGATTGATACCGAATCCGCCGGGAATCGTGTGCGCCTGCGGCTTCGTGACAACGGCCCGGGCATAGCGGCAGAACATCTGTCACATATTTTTGATCCGTTTTTCACCACCAAGCCCGTGGGCAAGGGAACTGGCCTGGGCCTGTCGATCAGCTATGGCATCGTGGAACAGCACGGTGGCGTGTTGAGCGCAAGCAACCACCCTGGTGGTGGCGCCGAGTTCTTGCTTGAACTGCCTGTTGCCTCCTGA